The sequence below is a genomic window from Hemitrygon akajei chromosome 2, sHemAka1.3, whole genome shotgun sequence.
CGAGGGTTGAAGGAAGGCAGTTTGGGTTACTGCGTTCATCTGGTCCACAGTACCGTGTGCCTGTTGCAGCTCAGAAGAGAGAGAGGTGAAGTGGTAACAATTGAAGAAGGGAGGAGGTAGCGGGGGGGGGACTGAGAAATTTTGTGCTGTAACCGCTGCTTCGCTCGTTTCACAGATACTGGGATCAGCGTGTGGTTATTGAGCTAAAGGAAGTTACAGTAGTAGGTAGAACATGAAGTTGGTGGGGCTAGTTGAGCTGACCGGTGACCAAACCTTGTTCTGTAAAGTATGTGAGCAAAGCACTTTCCCGGAAGCTGAAATAAAGTGTGGTAAAATGAGTGACCATCCACAATGGTGTTTATGGGATGTGGATTAAAGTccgtgtgattttttttttaacacaagaaatactgcagatgctggaaatctttagcaacacgtacaaaagaggaactcagcaggtcagccagcgtcTCTGGAGGGAATAAGCAGATgaccttttgggctgagacccttcatcgggactgaaaaagaagggggcagaagccagaataaagtgtTGTTTTTAAGTTGCAGGGGGAAATAGTGCCAATGTCATCGGGACAGAGGTCCAGAGGTTCTCAtgaaacatggaggaaccaaGGGAGGGTGATGCAGTACGATGAGGTCCCTCGAGAAAGCCAGCATTCCCACCCTCGCCTGGAAGAGAACGTCAGTGCGCCTGGTGCAAAGTTGTTGGATTGTGATTTAGCAGTGAGTGCAGACCCCCTTCCACCCCCCCCACTGCCTCTGCACCCACCCGTCGGCCCTGAGTTCTATCCGGATGAAGCTGATGAGCCGGTGACTTCCCTGGAGCTGAAGCCGGTGCGGCGTTTTATCCCAGATTCTGTGAAGAACATGTTCAAAGGGAAAAATGACAATCCACAGGGGAACATGGCTTTCAGCAATACCAGCGACAGAGTGGAGTGCTCACCACCTGCCTCCCCCACGCCTTCTGCTAAAGAATATCTCAGGCTGGAAGGGCAGGCATCCGGCACCAGCTCTTACCGGGATCCTTATGGAGGTTCGGGGGGAAGCTACAACTCTCGGAGAGAGGTTGAGTCGATGCTCCCTCGCGACCCCTACGATTCACTGGATCGCCAAACTCGCATTGTCCAGAGCTACAATGACAAAGTCCAAGAGTACAACCTGAAATACTCTTACATGAAGTCCTGGGCTGGCTTGCTGCGGATCCTGGGCGCTATTCAGCTGCTGTTTGGGGCCGCTGTATTTGCCTGTGTCTGTGCTTACATACATAAAGACAACGAATGGTACAATATGTTTGGTTACTCCCGGCCGTACAGTCACGCTGCCAACAGCTTGCAAGGAGGATACTACTACGATGGGCCAAAGACACCTTTTGTTATTGTCGTTGCAGGCTTGGCGTGGGTGGTGACCATCATCCTCCTGGTGCTGGGGATGTCCATGTACTATCGCACCATCTTACTGGATTCCAACTGGTGGCCACTGACCGAGTTTGCCATTAACATCGTTCTTTTCATCCTCTTTCTGGCTGCCGCTATCGTGTACCTCAACGATATGAACCGTGGCGGCCTGTGCTATTATCCTCTCTTCAACACCCCGCTGAACTCGACGTTTTGCCGCGTCGAGGGAGGGCAGATCGCTGCAGTCATCTTTCTCTTTGCCACCATGTTCCTGTATCTCATCAGCTCCATTGTCTGTCTGAAGTTGTGGAGACACGAGGCAAAGAGGAGACACCAAATCTACGCTGAGTTTGAGGTAATGAGCTTTTGTTTAAACTTCAAACTCCTTATATTGAGAGGGTACACTTCTCTTCCTCCTCCACGTAGAAAATAAGCAGTTTTATTGGTggtgggggaggtgtgaggtaACTACTCTATATGTATTCTCCATCTAAGTATACTGCagtatataaaaacaaggatgaaatgctgaaactttataaggcattggtcagaccatactcCGAGCatggtgaacagttttgggccccccttggtaagaaaggatgtgctggcattggaaagggtccagaggagattcacgagaattatcttggcaatgaaagagttaatgtatgaggagcatttgatggctcttggcctgtactcactggagtttagaagaatgggggggtgggggtatctcattgaaacctatagaatattgaatggcctagattgagtggatgtgtgAGAATGTTTTCTTTAATGggtgggtctaggaccagagggcacagcctcagaaaaggatGTCCATCTAGAACAGatatcaggaggaatttctttagccaaatggtggtgaatctggggaattcattgccacagacagctgtggaggccaagtcattgggtattttcaAAGCaaagttgattggttcttgatggtaatggggagaaggataactaatcagctgtgatggaatggtggatgatgggccaaatggcctgattctgctcctgtggcttacGGTCTAGTACTGTGTTAGAcatgagtgcagaagaggttcactagaGGAATTTCAGCACTTGGAGCGTGGCATATAATGGATCAATGTTTCCACAAGGACAGGTGTAATTGACCAAACAGAGAAGTGGTTATTTTCTTCTGCTATTGACTAGGTCAAATTTAACTCTGTGTTCTTTGTTTtagaattatttaaaaaaataagttttttttgtgtaagaccataggaaataggagcaggagcaaaCATTTCTACCTTCTCTGGGGTTTCAGTGTCATCCAAATTCAGTACCCTTTCCTGCTTTTCCCACAACATTCCTTAATTCCTTTCATCCTAAGAACTCAGTTTAAGTCCATATTCAATATATTTAATGATTTGGCTTCAAATATCTTCTCTCGTTATGGATTTCAAAGAAAAGGCGAATTACCTTGGAGGCTACATTGTGGTTTGATCGTGTGTATCTGGTGTatgcagattttttaaaaactaaaaatgtaggaaacactcagcaagtcgggcagagTTTTTCTTTGAGGAAAGAACCAGCAGGATGgataaaggagaatcggtggattttcagaaggcattaaacaaggtgccacacgtgagttTGCTAAACAAAGCTAAAGTtggtggtattataggaaagatactggcatggacagaggattaGCTCAGGGCAGCAGAAGGCAAAAAAATGAgtatctggttggctgccagtgacttgtggtgttctgcagggctcggagttggggctgcttcttttcacgttatatgtcagtgGTTTGGATGACGGCATTGATGCTGTTGTGTCCAAGCTTGTGGACAAGCAGGTATTTTTGAAGAAGTGGGGAGtctgcagatggaatataaaagcaatggggaagaaatagcagatggaatacaatgttgggaagtgtatagtctTGCATTTTGGAAGAAAGAATAAATGTGTAAACTATTTATAaaggggaagaaaattcaaaaatcagagaggcaaagggacttgggaggatTCGGTAAAGTCTAACTTGCTGGTTGAttcgatggtaaggaaggcaaatgctatgttagcattcattttaagagaacTAAAATatttaagagcaaggatgtaatgccaaggttttatatggcattggtcagactgtacttagggtattgtgagcagttttgggcccattatctcagtaaagatgtgctggcattggagaaggtccagaggaggttcatgagaataatcccgGGAACTAAAGGGTTAACGTGTGATGGCCTAgggcctgtactcagggagtttagaagaacgaggagaGGGGAagctcattgaaaactattgaatattgaaaggcctagacagatgtagaggggatgtttcctatagtgcgggagtttaggatcagagagCAGAGTCTCTGactagaacagggatgaggaggagatttctttaactagagggtggtgtatctgtggaatccattgctacagacagctgtggaggtcaagtcactgggttaTTTAAAGGGgtggctg
It includes:
- the marveld2b gene encoding MARVEL domain-containing protein 2b isoform X2; translated protein: MGSRSLVPLQSEPGSCFCYPALRPETPVRGSLSRRNWLQGEIVPMSSGQRSRGSHETWRNQGRVMQYDEVPRESQHSHPRLEENVSAPGAKLLDCDLAVSADPLPPPPLPLHPPVGPEFYPDEADEPVTSLELKPVRRFIPDSVKNMFKGKNDNPQGNMAFSNTSDRVECSPPASPTPSAKEYLRLEGQASGTSSYRDPYGGSGGSYNSRREVESMLPRDPYDSLDRQTRIVQSYNDKVQEYNLKYSYMKSWAGLLRILGAIQLLFGAAVFACVCAYIHKDNEWYNMFGYSRPYSHAANSLQGGYYYDGPKTPFVIVVAGLAWVVTIILLVLGMSMYYRTILLDSNWWPLTEFAINIVLFILFLAAAIVYLNDMNRGGLCYYPLFNTPLNSTFCRVEGGQIAAVIFLFATMFLYLISSIVCLKLWRHEAKRRHQIYAEFELRNTEAETSTETAWRSKEKSVVTNPSHKEQQPVEMKPAVLSGSIPAGHIPKPLIMADYLAKYPTIRTPEERERYKAVFNDQHAEYKELHAEVQAVLKKFNEMDAMMSRLPQHAGSQQEYNRIANVFHEYQKKKNDPTFLEKKERCEYLKNKLSHIKQRIQEYDKVMNWNDNY
- the marveld2b gene encoding MARVEL domain-containing protein 2b isoform X1, producing MGSRSLVPLQSEPGSCFCYPALRPETPVRGSLSRRNWLQGEIVPMSSGQRSRGSHETWRNQGRVMQYDEVPRESQHSHPRLEENVSAPGAKLLDCDLAVSADPLPPPPLPLHPPVGPEFYPDEADEPVTSLELKPVRRFIPDSVKNMFKGKNDNPQGNMAFSNTSDRVECSPPASPTPSAKEYLRLEGQASGTSSYRDPYGGSGGSYNSRREVESMLPRDPYDSLDRQTRIVQSYNDKVQEYNLKYSYMKSWAGLLRILGAIQLLFGAAVFACVCAYIHKDNEWYNMFGYSRPYSHAANSLQGGYYYDGPKTPFVIVVAGLAWVVTIILLVLGMSMYYRTILLDSNWWPLTEFAINIVLFILFLAAAIVYLNDMNRGGLCYYPLFNTPLNSTFCRVEGGQIAAVIFLFATMFLYLISSIVCLKLWRHEAKRRHQIYAEFELRNTEAETSTETQAWRSKEKSVVTNPSHKEQQPVEMKPAVLSGSIPAGHIPKPLIMADYLAKYPTIRTPEERERYKAVFNDQHAEYKELHAEVQAVLKKFNEMDAMMSRLPQHAGSQQEYNRIANVFHEYQKKKNDPTFLEKKERCEYLKNKLSHIKQRIQEYDKVMNWNDNY
- the marveld2b gene encoding MARVEL domain-containing protein 2b isoform X3 encodes the protein MSSGQRSRGSHETWRNQGRVMQYDEVPRESQHSHPRLEENVSAPGAKLLDCDLAVSADPLPPPPLPLHPPVGPEFYPDEADEPVTSLELKPVRRFIPDSVKNMFKGKNDNPQGNMAFSNTSDRVECSPPASPTPSAKEYLRLEGQASGTSSYRDPYGGSGGSYNSRREVESMLPRDPYDSLDRQTRIVQSYNDKVQEYNLKYSYMKSWAGLLRILGAIQLLFGAAVFACVCAYIHKDNEWYNMFGYSRPYSHAANSLQGGYYYDGPKTPFVIVVAGLAWVVTIILLVLGMSMYYRTILLDSNWWPLTEFAINIVLFILFLAAAIVYLNDMNRGGLCYYPLFNTPLNSTFCRVEGGQIAAVIFLFATMFLYLISSIVCLKLWRHEAKRRHQIYAEFELRNTEAETSTETQAWRSKEKSVVTNPSHKEQQPVEMKPAVLSGSIPAGHIPKPLIMADYLAKYPTIRTPEERERYKAVFNDQHAEYKELHAEVQAVLKKFNEMDAMMSRLPQHAGSQQEYNRIANVFHEYQKKKNDPTFLEKKERCEYLKNKLSHIKQRIQEYDKVMNWNDNY